From a region of the Deltaproteobacteria bacterium genome:
- a CDS encoding DUF3467 domain-containing protein, with product MTTENRDSSHVKIQIQLDEEIAQGMYVNLALVNHTETEFTIDVMYLQPQQPKAKVRARLITSPLHTKRLMLALQENLRRYEERYGTIEFSGPNPADMLQ from the coding sequence ATGACTACTGAAAATCGTGATTCGTCTCATGTTAAAATTCAGATACAACTTGATGAGGAAATAGCCCAAGGTATGTATGTTAATTTGGCTTTAGTCAATCACACTGAAACTGAATTTACTATTGATGTTATGTATTTACAGCCACAACAACCAAAAGCTAAAGTTCGTGCCCGTCTCATAACTAGCCCATTACATACCAAACGATTAATGTTGGCTTTACAAGAAAATCTTCGTCGTTACGAAGAACGCTATGGTACTATTGAATTTTCAGGGCCTAATCCAGCTGACATGTTGCAATAG
- a CDS encoding ketoacyl-ACP synthase III has protein sequence MPRSVVLGTGHYVPEKVVTNDDLAKLFSTSDEWIVQRTGIHTRHYVDWDKEAMGSSELATRAARLALADAQVAKEDIDFIIYATLSPDHIIPGDGVLVQTKLGIPAGVPALDIRNQCSGFIYGLSVADAYIRTGNYKRILLIGSEVHSSGLDFSDDSRDVTVIFGDGAGAVIIGAVEDGERGILSVHLHADGAYADELCIATPSSAQMPRTNIKQLQTTRDHLPKMNGRNVFKHASLRMPEVVFEALKQNNLTTEQINLFIPHQANLRISEMVQKKLSLRDDQVFNNIQQLGNTTAASLPIAIDQARKLGRIKTGELLCIAAFGSGFTWGSALIRM, from the coding sequence CGGTTGTTTTAGGAACCGGCCATTATGTACCCGAAAAAGTAGTTACCAATGACGATCTGGCAAAGCTATTTTCAACATCAGATGAATGGATTGTACAGAGAACTGGTATTCATACACGTCATTATGTTGATTGGGATAAAGAAGCAATGGGTTCCAGCGAGCTAGCGACTCGTGCGGCTCGTCTTGCTCTTGCTGATGCCCAGGTAGCTAAAGAAGATATTGATTTTATTATTTATGCTACTTTAAGTCCGGACCATATAATTCCAGGTGATGGGGTATTGGTACAAACTAAATTAGGTATACCTGCTGGCGTACCAGCTTTAGATATACGAAACCAATGTTCTGGTTTTATTTACGGTCTCTCGGTTGCTGATGCTTATATCCGTACTGGTAATTACAAACGAATTTTACTTATTGGTTCGGAAGTGCATTCATCAGGTTTAGATTTTTCTGATGATAGTCGTGATGTTACTGTTATTTTTGGTGATGGTGCTGGAGCGGTTATCATAGGTGCAGTAGAAGATGGTGAACGAGGTATACTGTCAGTTCATTTACATGCTGATGGGGCATATGCTGATGAATTATGCATCGCTACTCCTTCAAGTGCCCAAATGCCACGAACAAATATTAAACAATTACAGACCACTCGTGATCACTTGCCAAAAATGAATGGTCGAAATGTATTTAAACATGCATCATTGCGAATGCCTGAAGTAGTATTTGAGGCATTAAAACAAAATAACCTTACGACTGAACAAATAAATTTATTTATTCCACACCAGGCAAATTTGCGTATTAGTGAAATGGTACAGAAAAAGTTGAGTTTACGTGACGACCAAGTTTTTAATAATATACAGCAGTTAGGGAATACTACCGCAGCATCATTACCTATTGCTATTGATCAGGCACGCAAACTCGGACGTATTAAAACAGGTGAGTTACTTTGCATTGCAGCTTTTGGTTCAGGTTTTACATGGGGTTCAGCGCTTATTCGTATGTAA